The Pseudarthrobacter sp. NS4 genome includes a window with the following:
- a CDS encoding D-sedoheptulose-7-phosphate isomerase — MTAEWSLREADLRALTTPSALPGVLPGSAFVDAASADAVRIHLDNVLPALDSLRNQSGRLAAWGVELAQRLLRGQRLLAAGNGGSAAEAQHLTAELVGRFDGERVPFSAISLHAESSAVTAIANDYGYDDVFARQVRAHARSGDVLMLLSTSGKSPNLLRAAEVASRLNVTTWALTGAGPNPLADACNEAVMIEALNANAQEGHLIALHALCRAFDLEVARRSPAVAPVPGKAGLPKGGGRP; from the coding sequence GTGACTGCTGAATGGTCCCTGAGGGAAGCCGACCTGCGGGCTTTGACCACGCCGTCCGCGTTGCCTGGCGTATTGCCAGGTTCCGCGTTCGTGGATGCTGCCAGCGCCGATGCCGTCCGGATCCACCTGGACAACGTGCTGCCGGCGCTCGACTCGCTGCGAAACCAGTCCGGCAGGCTCGCCGCCTGGGGTGTGGAGCTGGCCCAGCGCCTGCTCCGCGGCCAGCGGCTCCTCGCCGCCGGCAATGGCGGTTCGGCTGCCGAGGCGCAGCACCTCACCGCCGAATTGGTAGGCAGGTTCGACGGCGAGCGCGTCCCGTTCTCCGCTATCTCCCTGCACGCCGAGTCGTCGGCGGTGACCGCCATCGCCAACGATTACGGTTACGACGACGTCTTCGCCCGGCAGGTGCGGGCACATGCCCGCTCCGGCGATGTGCTGATGCTCCTGTCCACCAGCGGCAAGAGCCCCAACCTGCTGCGGGCTGCCGAGGTGGCGTCCCGGCTCAACGTGACTACCTGGGCACTGACCGGTGCGGGACCCAACCCGCTGGCCGACGCCTGCAATGAGGCCGTCATGATCGAGGCCCTCAACGCCAACGCGCAGGAAGGACACCTGATCGCGCTGCACGCCTTGTGCCGCGCCTTTGACCTGGAGGTGGCCCGCCGCAGTCCCGCCGTTGCGCCCGTACCCGGCAAAGCCGGATTGCCCAAGGGAGGTGGCCGACCATGA
- a CDS encoding PfkB family carbohydrate kinase: MRIVVVGDVMLDVDLSGEATRLSPDAPVPVVDVSGVRRRAGGAGLVARMLAEDGWPVTLVTVLGDDDAGRQLQEHLAGVRLVSGPSGYPSPVKTRVRAGSHPVVRFDQGCEKTPVPDVSPAMLRAVEKAGVIIVADYGRGVAANPQLRELLARLADQVPIIWDPHPAGPDPVPGVAVVTPNLAEAIKAAQSRMPDDAQPGKSGAANAAKQEPQAGDPQDDAQPDGSPQDQAAEVGRILLDQWHSRAVLVTKGEQGAVLLRGNHPSPHPVPAPRVEAGDPCGAGDRLAAGLAVHLLAGRTLEEAAELAVHDAADFLAAGGVSALPDRTTKPAGRKPESSAAARRRSTEPLLLARSIRQNGGTVVATGGCFDLLHAGHVRSLTAARELGDCLIVCLNSDDSVRRLKGPERPIIGQHDRAELLLAMECVDAVLVFEEDTPEAALERLRPDIWVKGGDYKGARLPEADLVESWGGRCLTVPFHPARSTTGLADALAKVS; encoded by the coding sequence ATGAGGATTGTGGTGGTTGGCGACGTCATGCTGGACGTGGACCTGTCCGGTGAGGCCACGCGGTTGAGCCCCGACGCCCCGGTTCCGGTAGTGGATGTTTCCGGCGTCCGGCGACGCGCCGGGGGTGCCGGACTGGTGGCCCGGATGCTGGCCGAGGACGGCTGGCCTGTCACCCTGGTGACCGTGCTGGGCGACGACGACGCCGGGCGGCAGCTCCAGGAGCACCTTGCCGGAGTGCGCCTGGTGTCAGGCCCCAGCGGCTACCCCTCGCCGGTCAAGACACGGGTCCGGGCGGGATCGCACCCCGTGGTCCGTTTCGACCAGGGATGCGAAAAGACGCCGGTTCCCGACGTCAGCCCCGCCATGCTCCGCGCCGTGGAAAAGGCTGGAGTGATCATCGTTGCCGATTACGGCAGGGGAGTGGCAGCCAACCCGCAGCTCCGGGAACTCCTGGCCCGGCTGGCGGATCAGGTTCCCATCATCTGGGACCCCCATCCCGCCGGGCCGGACCCCGTGCCCGGGGTCGCCGTGGTTACTCCGAACCTCGCCGAAGCGATCAAAGCCGCCCAGTCCCGGATGCCGGATGATGCGCAACCCGGGAAAAGCGGTGCGGCCAACGCCGCTAAGCAGGAACCGCAGGCCGGGGACCCGCAGGACGATGCACAGCCTGACGGTTCACCCCAGGACCAGGCCGCCGAGGTTGGCCGGATCCTTTTGGACCAATGGCACAGCCGGGCAGTCCTGGTCACCAAGGGGGAGCAGGGCGCGGTCCTGCTGCGCGGGAACCACCCGTCCCCGCACCCCGTTCCCGCCCCGCGCGTGGAAGCCGGGGATCCGTGCGGAGCGGGCGACCGCCTGGCAGCCGGGCTCGCGGTGCACCTCCTGGCCGGGCGCACCCTTGAGGAAGCAGCCGAACTGGCGGTCCATGACGCCGCGGACTTCCTGGCCGCGGGAGGGGTCTCAGCGCTTCCGGACCGCACAACAAAACCTGCGGGGCGGAAACCTGAATCCTCCGCGGCAGCACGGCGCCGATCCACGGAACCGCTGCTGCTGGCCCGCTCGATCCGGCAGAACGGCGGAACCGTGGTGGCCACCGGCGGTTGCTTCGACCTCCTGCATGCCGGACACGTCCGGTCCCTTACCGCAGCCCGTGAGCTGGGGGACTGCCTGATCGTTTGCCTGAACTCGGACGATTCGGTGCGGCGGCTCAAGGGCCCCGAGCGTCCCATCATCGGCCAGCATGACAGGGCCGAACTCCTGCTCGCCATGGAATGCGTGGACGCGGTGCTGGTCTTCGAGGAAGACACCCCGGAGGCCGCCCTGGAGCGCCTGCGCCCGGACATCTGGGTCAAGGGCGGCGATTACAAAGGGGCCCGTCTCCCCGAGGCAGACCTGGTGGAAAGCTGGGGCGGCCGCTGCCTCACCGTGCCCTTCCATCCGGCACGTTCCACCACGGGACTTGCCGATGCGCTCGCCAAGGTGAGCTGA
- a CDS encoding SDR family oxidoreductase, whose product MTADSKTPGRVLVTGGASGLGAAVVDAVLKAGGTPVVLDRNISNVSAVKAFEVDVSDRLAVEEAVREAAESMGGLDAVVTAAGIDRCGKLADVEAAEWEKVIGVNLMGTVSVVRAALPYLKSTHGRVLTVASTLGKRAVADATAYCASKFGVVGFSHALAAETGGEIGVTTMIPGGMKTRFFDDRTEQYKPQDDSRLNDPGNVAQAIMFALSQPTGCEVREMLICHEEEGSWP is encoded by the coding sequence ATGACTGCAGACTCCAAAACCCCTGGCCGCGTACTGGTCACGGGAGGTGCCTCCGGACTGGGAGCCGCCGTCGTCGACGCCGTCCTGAAGGCAGGCGGAACACCGGTGGTGCTGGACCGCAACATCAGCAACGTGTCCGCCGTGAAGGCGTTTGAAGTGGACGTCTCGGACCGCCTGGCTGTGGAAGAGGCAGTGCGGGAAGCCGCCGAATCCATGGGCGGCCTGGACGCCGTTGTGACCGCGGCCGGCATCGACCGCTGCGGCAAGTTGGCCGACGTCGAAGCCGCCGAGTGGGAAAAGGTCATCGGGGTGAACCTGATGGGCACAGTATCGGTGGTGCGTGCCGCCCTGCCCTACCTCAAATCCACCCATGGAAGGGTACTGACGGTCGCATCCACGCTGGGCAAGCGCGCGGTGGCCGATGCAACGGCGTACTGCGCCTCCAAGTTCGGGGTGGTGGGCTTCAGCCACGCGCTCGCCGCGGAGACCGGCGGGGAAATCGGCGTCACCACCATGATCCCCGGCGGAATGAAGACGCGCTTCTTCGACGACCGCACCGAGCAGTACAAGCCCCAGGACGACTCACGCCTCAACGACCCCGGCAACGTGGCCCAGGCCATCATGTTCGCGCTGTCGCAGCCGACCGGGTGTGAAGTCCGCGAAATGCTGATTTGCCACGAGGAAGAGGGCTCCTGGCCCTAA
- a CDS encoding aldehyde dehydrogenase family protein yields MPTTATEVTTSRESAEGSGITIRDPRTGEVLWTVPEAGPAAVTQAVEVARSAAGDWAATAPAERGAALRTAAKALDAAAEELAGLNASETGRPVQEALAGIAAGVSTLEQYAELGPVHRGHSLRGNRLASDYTVAEPRGVAVLLTPWNDPVAVACGLIGAALVTGNTVIHKPSERCPRLGEALGEVLAPAFPPGVFLTLSGGADVGALLSQAEVDVLAHVGSSASGARIARAGALTGAHVIRENGGNDPLLVDRDVDPAWAAEQAAIGAFSNSGQICVAVERIYVHEAIAAEFCAALEAEAALRNSNGTVAPLVDLRMRDEVHAQVTDALNQGARVVEGGVLPDGQGSFYPATVLLDCTGQMQVMTEETFGPVAPVQVVKTFDDGLRLACSGKYGLAATVLTGNMAHVQQAVASLPVGTVKINEVFGGAPGGAAQPRGESGHGFGYGPELLDEFSQVKVVHIAAPPAAAMRGAGPEESAGDEAIEEQDQQ; encoded by the coding sequence ATGCCTACAACTGCCACCGAAGTGACCACAAGCCGGGAATCAGCCGAGGGCTCCGGCATCACCATCCGCGACCCGCGCACCGGCGAAGTCCTGTGGACTGTGCCGGAAGCCGGACCCGCTGCGGTGACCCAGGCCGTGGAGGTGGCGCGAAGCGCCGCCGGTGACTGGGCTGCCACAGCCCCGGCCGAGCGGGGTGCCGCGCTCCGCACCGCCGCGAAGGCCCTCGACGCTGCGGCGGAGGAATTGGCCGGGCTCAACGCCAGCGAAACGGGACGTCCGGTCCAGGAAGCGCTGGCCGGGATTGCCGCCGGTGTCTCCACCCTGGAACAGTACGCTGAACTGGGCCCGGTGCACCGCGGCCACAGCCTGCGGGGCAACCGGCTTGCCTCTGACTACACAGTGGCGGAACCGAGGGGCGTGGCCGTCCTCCTGACTCCGTGGAACGATCCCGTGGCCGTGGCCTGCGGCCTGATCGGTGCAGCGCTGGTCACCGGCAACACCGTCATCCACAAACCCAGCGAGCGCTGCCCGCGCCTGGGGGAGGCACTTGGCGAGGTCCTGGCGCCGGCCTTCCCGCCGGGCGTGTTCCTGACTCTCTCCGGCGGAGCGGACGTCGGTGCGCTCCTGTCCCAGGCGGAAGTGGATGTGCTGGCGCATGTGGGTTCCAGTGCGTCCGGTGCCCGGATCGCCCGTGCGGGCGCCTTGACCGGAGCCCACGTCATCAGGGAAAACGGCGGAAATGATCCCCTGCTGGTGGACCGCGACGTGGACCCGGCGTGGGCGGCTGAGCAGGCTGCAATCGGTGCCTTCAGCAACAGCGGCCAGATCTGCGTGGCCGTCGAGCGGATTTATGTGCACGAGGCCATCGCCGCCGAGTTCTGCGCTGCGCTTGAAGCGGAAGCGGCATTGCGCAACAGCAACGGCACGGTGGCTCCGCTGGTTGACCTGCGGATGCGGGATGAAGTCCACGCCCAGGTCACGGACGCCCTCAACCAGGGTGCACGGGTGGTGGAGGGCGGTGTCCTTCCGGACGGGCAGGGCTCCTTCTACCCGGCCACCGTATTGCTTGATTGCACCGGGCAGATGCAGGTGATGACGGAGGAAACCTTCGGCCCGGTTGCCCCGGTACAGGTGGTCAAAACGTTCGACGACGGCCTGCGCCTGGCCTGCAGCGGCAAGTACGGCCTGGCCGCCACAGTCCTGACCGGCAACATGGCCCACGTCCAGCAGGCCGTTGCGTCCCTGCCTGTGGGCACCGTAAAGATCAACGAGGTTTTCGGCGGCGCGCCCGGCGGGGCGGCCCAGCCACGCGGCGAGAGCGGGCACGGATTCGGCTACGGGCCCGAACTGCTGGATGAGTTCAGTCAGGTGAAGGTGGTGCACATCGCGGCTCCTCCTGCTGCTGCCATGCGCGGGGCCGGGCCGGAAGAATCCGCGGGGGACGAAGCCATTGAAGAACAGGACCAGCAATGA
- the rfaE2 gene encoding D-glycero-beta-D-manno-heptose 1-phosphate adenylyltransferase, with product MSMSPETVDLSSQRALSEWLPGRLAAEEPRILVIGDVMLDGWWSGSIERLCREAPAPVVDIQARESVPGGAANTAMNLAALGARVSVAGIIGSDDAGVDLKNQLVAAGIDVRHLHSHPDMVTTTKIRISSGGQVMLRLDDSAKTVPDDALAALAASVRAAVERQDAVLVCDYGTGVLADPVHAVLVDALAAGPRRGDGKRRSPLVVVDSHDPRPWAPLRPDLVTPNAQETARMLDRRLPDGQERVEAVGGHADALLAATGARAVVVTLDRDGTVLLTSDGVRHRTWARPAAEKQASGAGDTFVAALTLARSAGLPLTASLDLAQSAADVVVHQPGTSVCSTEQLSRYLRAFADTALGADELERQIEVHRAQGQRIVLTNGCFDVLHSGHTRYLNQAKQLGDILVVALNSDESVRRLKGSGRPINSVADRAAVVAALSCVDYVTVFDTPTAAPLIKQLRPEVYAKGGDYTPEMLAETPAVEEYGGRVAILDYVAERSTTAVVNRIRDGQGAATAT from the coding sequence ATGAGCATGTCCCCGGAAACCGTGGACCTCTCCAGCCAGCGGGCGTTGTCCGAATGGCTCCCAGGGAGGCTGGCAGCGGAAGAACCACGCATCCTGGTGATCGGCGACGTGATGCTGGACGGCTGGTGGAGCGGCAGCATCGAACGGCTTTGCCGGGAGGCTCCGGCCCCGGTGGTGGACATCCAGGCCCGGGAATCAGTGCCCGGTGGTGCCGCCAATACCGCCATGAACCTGGCCGCCCTGGGTGCCAGGGTCTCGGTGGCGGGGATCATCGGGTCCGACGACGCCGGAGTGGACCTGAAGAACCAGCTGGTGGCCGCCGGCATCGACGTCCGCCACCTGCACTCCCACCCGGACATGGTGACCACCACCAAGATCCGGATCAGCAGCGGCGGCCAGGTGATGCTCCGCCTCGACGACTCCGCCAAAACCGTGCCGGACGATGCGCTGGCCGCGCTCGCGGCCTCGGTGCGTGCCGCCGTCGAACGCCAGGACGCTGTGCTGGTATGCGACTACGGAACAGGCGTCCTGGCGGATCCGGTGCATGCCGTGTTGGTGGACGCCCTTGCCGCAGGCCCTCGGCGCGGGGACGGTAAAAGGCGCAGCCCATTGGTCGTGGTCGACTCCCACGACCCGCGCCCGTGGGCGCCGCTGCGTCCGGACCTGGTGACGCCGAATGCCCAGGAAACCGCGCGGATGCTGGACAGGCGGCTTCCCGACGGCCAGGAGCGGGTTGAAGCCGTGGGCGGACACGCCGACGCGCTGCTGGCGGCCACCGGTGCCCGGGCCGTGGTGGTCACACTGGACCGCGACGGCACAGTGCTCCTGACTTCCGATGGCGTCAGGCACCGGACGTGGGCGCGCCCGGCAGCGGAGAAGCAGGCATCCGGCGCGGGCGACACCTTCGTTGCAGCTCTTACGCTGGCCCGATCGGCCGGACTTCCGCTCACGGCGAGCCTGGACCTGGCGCAGTCCGCTGCCGACGTGGTGGTGCACCAGCCGGGCACATCGGTCTGCAGCACCGAACAGCTCAGCCGCTACCTGCGGGCATTCGCGGATACGGCGCTGGGTGCGGACGAACTGGAACGGCAGATTGAGGTGCACAGGGCACAGGGGCAACGGATTGTGCTGACCAACGGCTGCTTCGATGTCCTGCACAGCGGCCATACCCGCTATCTCAACCAGGCCAAGCAGTTGGGCGACATCCTGGTGGTGGCCCTCAACAGTGACGAGTCGGTCCGTCGGCTCAAGGGCTCGGGCCGGCCCATCAACTCAGTGGCCGACCGCGCAGCCGTGGTGGCGGCCCTGAGCTGTGTGGACTACGTAACGGTCTTTGACACGCCCACGGCAGCGCCCCTCATCAAGCAGCTTCGGCCCGAGGTGTACGCCAAGGGCGGGGACTACACCCCGGAAATGCTGGCGGAAACCCCCGCAGTTGAGGAGTACGGCGGCCGGGTGGCCATCCTGGACTATGTGGCGGAACGGTCCACCACCGCCGTCGTGAACCGTATCCGGGACGGGCAGGGCGCCGCGACGGCGACGTGA
- a CDS encoding spermidine synthase has protein sequence MAKRGKSGGRAGRPTAGVVEVPKGTRPNGPVEGVYYIDTGDCELIADQDNSTGWLLKINGVMSSHIDLADPLFLDFEYMRWMAALIESRWPPSSTSPAGPSLATAGPSPRLRGLHLGGGACSLARYFAAVYPDARQVVVELDGKLAEYVRGWFDLPKAPLLRLRVGEAREVTETLTADTRDFIIRDVFAGALTPRSLTTAEFTQHVRRVLAPGGLYVVNSGDALDLKSAREDAATIAATFKHTVIIADPAMLKGRRYGNMVMAGSDVPFADDPQLARRLLGGAVPAHLWDDAQVRAFATGSPVRHDPAPGVGPPGNA, from the coding sequence ATGGCGAAACGCGGGAAGTCAGGAGGCCGGGCAGGCCGTCCGACGGCGGGCGTCGTGGAAGTGCCGAAGGGAACCAGGCCAAACGGTCCTGTGGAGGGTGTCTATTACATCGATACCGGTGACTGCGAGCTGATTGCGGACCAGGACAATTCCACCGGCTGGCTCCTGAAGATTAACGGCGTCATGAGCTCGCACATCGACCTCGCGGACCCGCTTTTCCTGGACTTCGAGTACATGCGCTGGATGGCGGCGCTCATCGAGTCGCGCTGGCCGCCGTCGTCCACATCTCCTGCCGGCCCGTCCTTAGCGACTGCCGGCCCCTCCCCACGGCTGCGCGGGTTGCACCTGGGCGGCGGCGCCTGTTCGCTTGCGCGCTACTTCGCCGCCGTCTACCCGGACGCCCGGCAGGTGGTGGTGGAACTGGACGGGAAGCTCGCAGAATACGTGCGCGGGTGGTTCGACCTGCCCAAGGCGCCCCTGCTCCGCCTGCGGGTGGGGGAGGCCCGTGAGGTGACGGAAACCCTCACGGCCGACACACGGGACTTCATCATTCGGGACGTCTTTGCCGGTGCCCTGACTCCCCGTTCCCTGACCACCGCGGAGTTCACCCAGCATGTGCGGCGGGTCCTGGCCCCGGGCGGCCTCTATGTGGTGAACTCCGGTGACGCCCTGGACCTGAAGAGCGCGCGCGAGGACGCCGCCACCATCGCGGCCACTTTCAAACACACCGTCATCATCGCGGACCCCGCCATGCTGAAGGGCCGGCGTTACGGAAACATGGTGATGGCCGGCAGCGATGTTCCCTTCGCGGATGACCCGCAGCTTGCCCGCCGGCTCCTGGGCGGGGCCGTTCCGGCGCACCTGTGGGACGACGCGCAGGTCCGCGCTTTCGCCACAGGGTCGCCGGTCCGCCACGATCCCGCCCCGGGGGTCGGACCTCCCGGAAACGCTTAG
- a CDS encoding LysR family transcriptional regulator encodes MNANPDDLLVLLAVSRSAKFTTAAQTLGLNHTTVSRRIAALEKALGGRVLARATGGWELTELGQQAVRVAEQVEAVLGTLGPAGKAPDPITGVVRMTATDGFSAYIAAPAVARLRREHPGLSVEVVTMTRRALQQRSGLDIEVVVGEPQVHRAEAIRLGDYMLGMYASRAYLAEHGTPAGVAELNGHPLVYFVDSMLQVDDLDAPRRLVPAMRDGLTSTNVFVHVEATRAGAGIGFLPCFMADLHDDLVRLLPGEIAELLPYWMVLRPDSFRRPAVAAVVQALREQMAAHREKLLGRG; translated from the coding sequence GTCCTGCTCGCGGTATCCCGCTCCGCCAAATTTACGACGGCGGCCCAGACATTGGGCCTGAACCACACCACCGTTTCCCGCCGGATCGCCGCGCTGGAGAAGGCGCTGGGCGGAAGAGTCCTGGCGAGGGCGACAGGTGGCTGGGAGCTGACCGAGCTTGGCCAGCAGGCAGTGCGCGTTGCGGAGCAGGTGGAGGCGGTCCTGGGCACGCTGGGGCCGGCGGGGAAGGCACCGGACCCCATTACCGGCGTCGTGCGCATGACAGCCACGGACGGGTTCAGCGCCTATATCGCTGCCCCTGCCGTGGCGCGGCTGCGCCGCGAGCACCCCGGGTTGAGCGTGGAGGTGGTGACCATGACCCGGCGGGCGCTGCAGCAGCGCTCCGGGCTGGACATCGAGGTGGTGGTGGGCGAGCCGCAGGTGCACCGTGCAGAGGCTATCCGGCTGGGCGACTACATGCTGGGGATGTATGCCTCGCGGGCCTACCTCGCCGAGCACGGGACACCGGCCGGCGTTGCGGAGCTCAATGGGCATCCCCTGGTGTACTTCGTGGACTCGATGCTGCAGGTGGACGACCTGGACGCGCCGCGGCGGCTGGTTCCTGCCATGCGGGACGGGCTGACGTCAACCAACGTCTTCGTCCATGTGGAGGCCACCCGGGCCGGAGCCGGCATTGGGTTCCTGCCCTGCTTCATGGCTGACCTTCACGATGACCTGGTCCGGCTGCTGCCCGGCGAGATCGCCGAACTGCTCCCCTACTGGATGGTGCTCCGGCCCGATTCTTTCCGGCGGCCCGCCGTCGCGGCTGTGGTCCAGGCGCTGCGGGAGCAGATGGCCGCGCACCGGGAAAAACTGCTGGGCAGGGGCTAA